A genomic window from Arthrobacter sp. FW305-BF8 includes:
- a CDS encoding FadR/GntR family transcriptional regulator has product MPRKTATQQISRVARPRLYEQLVEQLMDFIESAQLGPGDTLPAERDLAERLGVSRATLAQALVALEVLGVIDVQHGTGAVLVYRPNVPSVLKGLREHRSRLPEIVEARSTLEVKLAELAAERRTEEDMQAIDKALDVMAEEVASGAKGAHGDELFHQAITAAAHSGVLAQLMTFIAEMILETRLESLGQPGRPEQSLASHRKIADAIRVQDPEAAAAAMLDHIILVSDVALLK; this is encoded by the coding sequence ATGCCAAGGAAGACAGCAACGCAACAGATTTCCCGTGTCGCCCGGCCCCGGCTCTACGAACAGCTCGTGGAGCAGCTCATGGATTTCATCGAGTCCGCGCAGCTGGGGCCCGGGGACACCCTTCCCGCCGAGCGGGACCTGGCCGAGCGGCTGGGAGTCTCGCGGGCCACACTTGCCCAGGCGTTGGTGGCCCTGGAAGTCCTGGGCGTGATCGATGTCCAGCACGGCACCGGCGCGGTGCTTGTCTACCGGCCCAACGTTCCCTCGGTACTCAAGGGACTTCGGGAGCACCGCAGCCGCCTTCCCGAGATTGTCGAGGCCCGCAGCACGCTCGAGGTCAAGCTGGCCGAGCTTGCCGCCGAGCGCCGCACCGAGGAGGACATGCAGGCGATCGACAAGGCCCTGGACGTCATGGCGGAAGAGGTGGCCTCGGGTGCGAAGGGGGCCCACGGCGACGAGCTGTTCCACCAGGCCATCACCGCCGCCGCGCACTCCGGCGTGCTTGCCCAGCTCATGACCTTCATCGCCGAGATGATCCTCGAAACGCGGCTCGAATCGCTGGGACAGCCCGGCCGGCCGGAGCAGTCACTTGCATCCCACCGCAAAATCGCGGACGCCATCCGGGTCCAGGACCCGGAGGCCGCCGCGGCGGCGATGCTGGACCACATCATCCTCGTGTCCGACGTCGCCCTGCTGAAATAA
- a CDS encoding glutamine amidotransferase: MKPFLLLASRAEDVAADDEYESYLRFCGLEPHQLKRIRMERAPLPELDLDDYSGVIVGGSPFTSSDPPEKKTEAQHRVERELSGLLDRIVAEDFPFLGACYGVGTLGLHQGAVIDRTYGEQLGGVTVSLSPEGLQDPLLAGLPAQFTAFTGHKEGCTVLPAHAVLLASSAACPVHMFRIKQNLYATQFHPELDAEGLVTRIDIYRHAGYFPPESAEELMAEARTYTATEPMKILRNFVKLYGR, translated from the coding sequence GTGAAGCCGTTTCTGCTGCTCGCCTCGCGGGCCGAGGACGTCGCCGCGGACGATGAATACGAGTCGTACCTGCGCTTTTGCGGGCTGGAACCGCACCAGCTGAAGCGGATCCGGATGGAGCGCGCGCCCCTGCCGGAACTGGATCTGGATGACTATTCGGGCGTCATCGTGGGCGGCAGCCCGTTCACCTCGAGCGACCCGCCCGAAAAGAAGACCGAAGCCCAGCATCGGGTGGAGCGCGAACTGTCCGGGCTGCTGGACCGCATCGTGGCGGAGGACTTCCCGTTCCTGGGCGCCTGCTACGGCGTCGGCACCCTCGGCCTGCACCAGGGCGCCGTGATCGACCGGACCTACGGCGAGCAGCTGGGCGGCGTGACCGTCAGCCTGAGTCCGGAGGGCCTGCAGGATCCGCTGCTGGCCGGCCTTCCCGCACAGTTCACCGCGTTCACGGGCCACAAGGAAGGGTGCACGGTCCTGCCCGCGCACGCGGTGCTGCTGGCCAGCTCCGCCGCCTGCCCCGTGCACATGTTCCGGATCAAGCAGAACCTGTACGCCACGCAGTTCCACCCGGAGCTCGACGCCGAAGGCCTGGTGACCAGGATTGATATCTACCGCCACGCCGGATACTTCCCGCCCGAATCCGCCGAGGAGCTGATGGCGGAAGCCCGGACGTACACGGCCACCGAACCCATGAAGATCCTGCGGAACTTCGTAAAGCTCTACGGCCGGTAA